The Xenopus tropicalis strain Nigerian chromosome 7, UCB_Xtro_10.0, whole genome shotgun sequence genome includes a region encoding these proteins:
- the jam3 gene encoding junctional adhesion molecule C — protein MAERSVQLMLLLIQGCSILAVELSTSNQNPVVQEHQSVELSCIITSTKTNDPRIEWKKIKNDDADYVYFENHIQGDLKGRARIQSKSSLFIQNTSRTDNGKYRCEVAALGDDKKIAEIYIFLTVQVKPVIPQCRVPKAVPVGKSAVLHCQENEGYPSSVYRWYRNSEALPDDSKSTLKFQNSSFTLDPKSGTLTFTAVNKGDMGRYYCIASNDAGSAKCEEQELEVYDLNIGGIIGGILVVLLVLALITGGICCAYRKGYCTSSSRSSGQSYKNPAKPEGVNYMRTNDEGDFRHKSSFVI, from the exons ATGGCGGAACGGAGTGTACAACTAATGTTATTACTCATCCAGG GTTGCAGTATTCTGGCTGTAGAACTGAGCACCAGCAACCAAAATCCTGTGGTGCAAGAACATCAGA GTGTTGAGCTGTCCTGTATTATTACCAGCACTAAAACAAATGATCCCAGAATTGAATGGAAGAAAATCAAGAATGATGATGCAGATTATGTATACTTTGAAAATCACATCCAag GTGACCTAAAAGGCAGAGCTCGCATACAGTCAAAAAGCTCTCTCTTTATTCAAAATACCAGCCGAACAGACAACGGAAAGTACAGATGTGAAGTGGCTGCTCTTGGTGATGACAAAAAGATAGCAGAAATTTACATCTTCTTGACTGTACAAG TGAAGCCAGTAATTCCGCAATGTAGAGTGCCTAAAGCTGTCCCAGTGGGCAAATCTGCTGTACTTCATTGTCAAGAGAATGAGGGTTACCCAAGTTCTGTGTATCGCTGGTACCGCAACAGTGAAGCTCTACCTGATGACTCAAAATCAACTTTGAAATTCCAGAACTCATCCTTTACACTTGACCCTAAATCAGGTACTCTG ACATTTACTGCAGTCAACAAAGGTGACATGGGACGTTATTATTGCATTGCAAGTAATGATGCTGGCTCGGCCAAGTGTGAGGAACAAGAGCTGGAAGTCT ATGACTTGAATATTGGTGGCATCATAGGAGGTATTCTTGTTGTACTTCTTGTACTGGCACTGATCACAGGAGGTATTTGCTGTGCATATCGTAAAGGCTACTGTACAAGCAGCAGTAGATCCAGTGGGCAGAG CTACAAGAACCCAGCAAAACCAGAAGGTGTCAATTACATGAGGACAAATGATGAG GGTGATTTCAGACACAAATCTTCATTTGTCATATGA